A region of Beijerinckia sp. 28-YEA-48 DNA encodes the following proteins:
- a CDS encoding CoA pyrophosphatase, with protein sequence MSERWMDDHIDKAQAQKIAAFTAAEVEARGRDKLSLDLPHDALTRALPRRGDHNLNRESFSYDGLGKPAAVLVPVIAHQQGATILLTQRTSKLRAHAGQVAFPGGRMDPEDATPIDTALREAYEEIGLQPADATPVGYLDPYQTGTGYRIIPVVAIIKPDLTYVLNPDEVDAAFEVPLAFLMEPGNRKLHHREFEGIMRSFYAIPFGEHYIWGATAGIMYNFYERLYA encoded by the coding sequence GTGAGCGAACGTTGGATGGACGACCACATCGACAAGGCACAGGCGCAAAAGATCGCCGCCTTCACGGCGGCGGAGGTTGAAGCGCGCGGACGTGACAAGCTGAGTCTGGATCTGCCCCACGACGCCCTCACGCGCGCCTTACCAAGACGAGGCGATCACAACCTCAACCGCGAGAGCTTCAGTTATGATGGCCTCGGCAAACCCGCCGCTGTCCTTGTGCCAGTGATCGCCCATCAACAGGGCGCCACCATTCTGCTGACCCAGCGCACCAGCAAATTGCGCGCCCACGCCGGACAAGTCGCGTTTCCCGGCGGCCGCATGGACCCGGAAGACGCGACACCGATCGATACGGCGCTGCGCGAAGCTTATGAGGAGATCGGCCTGCAGCCGGCTGATGCGACACCAGTTGGTTATCTCGATCCCTATCAGACCGGCACGGGCTATCGCATCATACCGGTGGTCGCCATTATCAAACCGGACCTGACCTATGTCCTGAACCCCGATGAGGTGGACGCCGCATTCGAAGTACCGCTCGCATTCCTGATGGAGCCCGGCAACCGCAAGCTGCACCATCGCGAATTCGAAGGCATCATGCGCTCTTTCTATGCCATTCCCTTCGGCGAACATTACATTTGGGGCGCGACTGCCGGCATCATGTATAATTTCTACGAAAGGCTTTACGCGTGA
- a CDS encoding CCA tRNA nucleotidyltransferase: MSADHASTNHANAKPAALIVNGRIEGAAFLNDPKLQHLLNILNGDGEETRVVGGAVRNALMGEPVHELDLATTALPTVVQERCHAARLRTIPTGIEHGTVTVLIEGTTFEVTTLREDIATDGRHAVVRFGRDFRADALRRDFTINALSVDAAGKLHDYTDGVSDIGARHVRFIGVARQRIREDYLRILRLFRFHAAYGEGPPDREAMAAAIAERHGLERLSRERIQAEILKLLLTRRAADVVAEMTQAGIFGALVAGVVNATPLARFIAIEQLHDLPGDATLRLAAACVLIAEDAARLRDRLRLSNQQETRLSQAAAASTALHGRLAPPPHNELGAFLYVHGRRAALDGLMLAQAASPAPADDSAWRSALHFLRDTPEIRLPVSGADILARGIDAGPAIGVTLKHLQARWIRAGFPQDPETLARLIDESIADSRR, encoded by the coding sequence GTGAGCGCCGACCACGCGAGTACCAACCATGCCAATGCCAAGCCAGCGGCACTGATCGTCAACGGCCGGATCGAAGGCGCTGCCTTCCTAAATGATCCGAAATTGCAGCACCTGCTCAACATTCTGAATGGCGATGGCGAGGAAACCCGCGTCGTTGGCGGTGCTGTGCGCAATGCTTTGATGGGCGAGCCTGTGCACGAGCTCGACCTGGCGACCACGGCGCTGCCAACTGTCGTGCAGGAGCGGTGCCATGCGGCAAGGCTCCGCACCATCCCGACCGGCATCGAACATGGCACGGTCACCGTCCTCATCGAGGGCACGACTTTCGAGGTGACGACCCTACGCGAGGACATCGCGACTGATGGCCGCCATGCGGTCGTGCGCTTTGGTCGCGACTTCCGCGCCGACGCGCTGCGCCGCGACTTCACCATCAATGCCCTGTCCGTCGATGCCGCCGGCAAGCTGCACGATTATACCGATGGGGTGAGTGACATCGGCGCCCGTCATGTGCGCTTCATCGGCGTGGCAAGGCAGCGTATCCGCGAGGATTATCTGCGCATCCTGCGCCTGTTCCGTTTTCACGCCGCCTATGGCGAGGGGCCGCCAGACCGGGAAGCGATGGCGGCCGCCATCGCCGAACGCCATGGGCTTGAGCGCTTGTCGCGTGAGCGCATCCAGGCCGAGATCCTGAAACTGCTGCTCACCCGGCGCGCCGCCGATGTGGTGGCCGAGATGACGCAGGCCGGCATTTTCGGAGCCCTTGTTGCCGGTGTCGTCAACGCGACGCCGCTCGCCCGCTTCATCGCCATCGAACAGCTCCATGACTTGCCGGGCGATGCCACCCTCCGTCTCGCGGCCGCCTGCGTTCTCATCGCGGAGGATGCCGCGCGGCTGCGCGACCGGTTACGGCTCTCGAACCAGCAGGAGACACGCCTGTCCCAGGCCGCGGCCGCGTCAACGGCCTTGCACGGGCGCCTGGCGCCGCCCCCCCACAACGAACTCGGCGCTTTCCTCTACGTCCATGGACGACGGGCCGCCCTCGACGGCCTGATGCTGGCGCAAGCAGCAAGCCCGGCACCGGCGGACGATTCGGCTTGGCGCTCGGCCCTGCATTTCCTGCGCGACACCCCAGAAATCCGCCTGCCCGTCAGCGGCGCCGATATCCTGGCGCGCGGTATCGACGCAGGGCCCGCCATCGGCGTCACCCTGAAACATCTGCAAGCCCGCTGGATTCGCGCGGGTTTTCCGCAGGATCCGGAAACATTGGCCCGCCTTATCGACGAATCGATCGCTGATTCGCGCCGCTAG
- a CDS encoding DUF1285 domain-containing protein: MAEKAITGGETAAGLNNLAAAARLAGDSGDKRSLPPVHLWNPPYCGDIGMRIARDGTWFYQNSPIGRPALVKLFASVLRKDPEGHMLVTPVEKVAVAVEDAPFLAVECTESNGALAFRTNVDDWVNADADHPLRFERGPSEGVKPYVLVRGGLWALVTRPIFYDLVERGETRDIDGRAMFGVASAGAFFPMASAQEIENLV, encoded by the coding sequence ATGGCGGAGAAGGCAATAACAGGCGGCGAAACAGCGGCGGGATTGAACAATCTGGCAGCCGCCGCGCGCCTGGCCGGCGATAGCGGCGATAAACGCAGCTTGCCCCCGGTCCATTTGTGGAACCCGCCCTATTGCGGCGATATCGGCATGCGCATCGCCCGCGATGGCACTTGGTTCTACCAGAACTCGCCCATCGGCCGCCCCGCCCTGGTGAAACTCTTCGCCTCAGTCCTGCGCAAGGACCCGGAAGGCCATATGCTGGTGACCCCGGTCGAAAAGGTCGCCGTCGCGGTCGAGGATGCACCATTCCTGGCTGTCGAATGCACCGAAAGCAACGGCGCCTTGGCGTTTCGCACCAATGTCGACGACTGGGTCAACGCCGACGCCGACCATCCGCTGCGTTTCGAACGTGGGCCCTCGGAAGGGGTCAAACCCTATGTGCTGGTGCGTGGCGGCCTCTGGGCACTGGTCACTCGGCCGATTTTCTATGATCTTGTCGAACGGGGCGAGACCCGCGATATCGATGGCCGGGCCATGTTCGGGGTCGCCTCGGCCGGGGCGTTCTTTCCGATGGCGTCGGCGCAAGAGATCGAGAATTTGGTGTGA